A stretch of Brevundimonas naejangsanensis DNA encodes these proteins:
- a CDS encoding DnaA ATPase domain-containing protein, whose amino-acid sequence MNVPTVQIHQLRLPLQQEAPQRASDLAVSEANAAGVAALAAWPETPGAVLALFGPAGCGKSHLAAAWVERTGAVALHGAEAALVDPLELEGRPVLLDRAQDADDESLFHLINLTQSGGGALLLVSRDPPGAWTTDLPDLRSRLNAIRTVGIEAPDDVVFAAMLRRAFASRNITPADELIDYLIRRIDRSAEAAEAVVDRLDALHRPVTRVLARQVLDGE is encoded by the coding sequence ATGAACGTCCCGACCGTGCAAATTCATCAGTTGCGCCTGCCGTTGCAGCAGGAGGCGCCCCAGCGCGCCTCCGACCTGGCGGTGTCGGAAGCCAACGCCGCGGGCGTGGCCGCCCTGGCCGCCTGGCCCGAGACGCCGGGCGCCGTCCTGGCCCTGTTCGGCCCGGCGGGTTGCGGCAAGAGCCACCTGGCCGCCGCCTGGGTCGAGCGCACCGGCGCCGTCGCCCTGCACGGCGCCGAGGCGGCCCTGGTCGATCCGCTGGAGCTGGAGGGCCGCCCCGTCCTGCTCGACCGGGCCCAGGACGCGGACGACGAGAGCCTGTTCCACCTGATCAACCTGACCCAGTCGGGCGGCGGCGCCCTGCTGCTGGTGTCGCGCGATCCGCCGGGCGCCTGGACGACGGACCTGCCGGACCTGCGCTCGCGCCTGAACGCCATCCGCACCGTGGGGATCGAGGCGCCCGACGACGTGGTGTTCGCCGCCATGCTGCGCCGCGCCTTCGCCAGCCGCAACATCACCCCGGCCGACGAACTGATCGACTATCTGATCCGCCGCATCGACCGCTCGGCCGAGGCCGCCGAGGCCGTCGTCGACCGCCTGGACGCCCTGCACCGCCCGGTGACGCGCGTGCTGGCCCGGCAGGTGCTGGACGGGGAGTAG